The Prosthecobacter sp. SYSU 5D2 nucleotide sequence CATGGTGGAAATGGAGGTACCGCCTGCCACGGACAAGCCGCTCATCGCCGCCTCAATGTTTGGCAATACCACCGAGTGTGTGAATGCCGCCAAGGCCATCCTCGAAGACGCGGGGTATGAGGTCCTCGTCTTCGCCGCCACCGGCATGGGCGGTCGCATCATGGAAAGCCTCATCGAAAGCGGCCTCATTACCGGCGTGCTGGACATCACCACCACGGAGTGGGCGGATGAGCTGGTGGGTGGCGTGCTCAATGCCGGCCCGCATCGTCTGGAGGCCGCTGGCAAAACAGGCACTCCGGCCATCGTCACCCCCGGCTGTCTGGACATGGTGAATTTCGGCGAGCCCGCCAGCATCCCGGAGAAGTTCAAAGACCGCCTTTTTTATCAGCACAACCCTCAGGTCACCCTCATGCGCACCACGCCGGAGGAGTGCACCGAGCTGGGCCGCATCCTCGCGGAAAAGATCAACGCCTACACAGCCCCCGTCACCGTGCTGCTGCCGCTGCGCGCCATCAGCGTCATCAGCGCCCCCGGCAAGCCTTTCCATGATCCAGCTGCGGACACTGCCCTTTTCACAGCCCTCAAGACCCACCTCCGCGCAGACATCCCAGTCCAGGAACTCGATTGTGAGATCAATGCGCCAGGGTTTGCGGAGGCTTGCGCGAAGGCTTTGCTCTCTCAACTGTCCAAATAAGCGCCGCCTTGCCCTAGCAGTTTCGAAAAAAGATGTTGGGTAAAAAAATCAAAGCCAATATTTCTACCCATAATCTTTTTACCAGATCAGTCATCGCCCGTCTCCCCTCTTGACTGCGCACTGAAAACTGCGCACTGAGCACTCTTCTTCTCCCTTCCCTCCGCCATGTCCCTCGGCCAGCTCCTCCTCACCGGCGTTCCCGGTCCTGAACTTGATTCTGAAACCGCCGCCCGGTTTAAAAAGCTGCAGCCCGGCGGCTTCATCCTTTTTGGCCGCAACATCATTTCGCCTGAGCAAGTGCGGAAGCTCATTGATGACCTGCGCGACCTTTCCCACATCGAGCCCTTCATCACCATTGATCAGGAAGGCGGCCGCGTCTCCCGGCTACGGCTCATTGGCGAAGAGCCACCAAACGCCCAGTCGCTGCGGGACAAAGGCGACGTCAAGCTCATCAAGCAGCATGGCAAGCTCACCGGCCAGATTTTGCGCCTGTTCGGCTTCAACCTGGACCTCTGCCCTGTCCTGGACATCTCCTATGATGACACCGCCGACAATTCCCTCAAAGGCCGCTGCTGGGGCCGCGATCCGCAGCAGGTCATTAACAACGCCGGTGTCTTCAACCGCGCCATGCGCGCCGAAGGCGTCTTGAGCTGCGCCAAGCACTTCCCCGGTTACGGCCCCGCCGAGTGCGATCCGCATGAGTTCCTGCCCGTGATTGATAAAACGCATCCGCAAATGCTCGAGTCGGAGCTCCTACCTTACACCGCGCTGCTGCCGGAGATTGACAGCGTGATGACCTGCCACAGCAATTACACCGCCTACGATCCCGACCGCCCCCGCTGGCCCGCCAGCCTGAGCCACAATGTGTGTACCAAATTGTTACGCGACCAGTTAGGCTTTGAAGGCCTGGCCATGACCGATGACCTGGACATGGGCGCCATCCTCAACGAAGTCACCTTTGAACAGGCCATCCAGGAAGCCGTCCGCGCCGGCAATGATCTCGTCATGATCTGCCACCGTCTGGAGATGGTGGAGCTCGCCCGCCAGCACCTCGAAGGGGTCGAAGCCCCCATTCTTCACGACACCCTCGTCCGCATCGAGAAGACCAAAAAGCGCCTCGTCGCCCCCGATCCTTTCAGCCTCGACCGCTTCGCCAAAATCAACCGCGACATCTGGGATCTCCGCGTCGCCACCCTGGGTGAGGAACTGGCCAAAAACAAAAGTATCGAAGACGGCAAACGGTCGCCTGTGGAGCTGTATTGATCGATCTTTAGCCAACAAAGCCTTGCTGTGCGTAACGCCGTAGCGTTTCGGGAGCTATGTCATAACCGTTTGGCCAGGAGACAATTCCGTAGGCCAGATAGGCTTCTGCAAACAAGGCAGGGTCCGACAGGGCGCGGCGTAACGGGCCGCCTCCATGCCCGTAATCGGCAAAGTCCAGCTCCGCCACATAGTCATCGCGGAAATGCAGGCTGATCCGGTGAGGTCCTGTGACCCTCAATGAGGTAACTTCACAGTCTTCCAGGGAAAGAGGGGTGGGGGCAATGGTGCTCATGAGCGGTCAGGTCAGCGGAGAGATACGTTTAAGGGGGAGATGCTTCTCTGCCAAATCCCAGTTTTCAGCCAGTTCGGTCGCGTGCAGGTCCGCCCACTCACGAATCAGACGGTGGGCCTGGCCAGAGAAGGAACCTTCCATCAACCCACCATCCAGGGTAAAAGCAGCACGCTCGCCTTCATAACGGGCATGGAAATGCGGAGGAAGATGATCGTCATAAAACATCTCCACGCGGATTCCAAAGAACCGGCTGATTTCAGGCATAGAACCAAACCTGCCCTATAATCTTCTCGCAGCAACTACGCCGTCGAATATCCTCAGTGTACATTTCCCTGCAATCTCGTCCCCTTCCCCGTCGTTACCCGGCTCTGACCATGATGCGACGACTCCTCCTCACCTGTGCAGGCCTGCTGGCCACCTCCCTTTCTGCGGCGCCCAAGGGCCCGCCGAACATCATCTTCCTGTTCTCGGACGACCTGACCACGCAGTCAATTTCGGCTTATGGCGATGAGCGCAAGCTCCTTGATACTCCGGGCATGGACCGCATCGCCAAAGAGGGCATCCGCTTTGACCGCTGCCTGGTCACCAATTCCATTTGCGGCCCCATGCGCGCCGTGATTCAGACGGGTAAATACTCACACCTCAACGGCTATCACAACAACAGCAACAGCCGTTTTGACCACAGCCAGCAAACCTTCCCCAAGCTCATGCAAAAAGGCGGTTACACCACCGCCGTCATTGGCAAGTGGCACCTGGGCGAAGAGGCCGCCGGCTTTGACTACTGGCACATCCTTCCCGGCCAGGGCATCTATTACAATCCGCCGATGATTGACAACGGCAAGAAGGTGACTCACAAGGGCTACACCACGGACATCATTTCCGACCTGACCCTGGAGTGGCTGAAAAACCGCGACAAGACCAAGCCCTTCATGCTCATGAGCCAGCACAAGGCCCCCCACCGCGAGTGGGCCCCTGCCCTGCGCCATCTCGGCTGGGACAAGGACCGCGTGTATCCTGAGCCACCCACGCTTTTTGACACCTATGAAGGCCGCAGCAAGGCCATCAGCGACCACGACATGGGCCTGGACCGCACCTTTACTGAGCGCGATGCCAAGCTGATCCCCCCCGCCGGCATTGATGACGAGCAGCTCGCCCAATGGAACGCCTACTACGAGCCGCGTAACAAAAAGTTTCTCGAAGCCGGTCTCAGCGACAAGGAGCTCGTGAAATGGCGCTACCAGCGCTACATGCACGACTACCTCGGCACGGTCAAAGCCGTGGATGAAGCCATCACCAAGCTGCTGAACTATCTGGACGAGGAAGGCCTCACCGAAAACACCGTCATCATCTGCTCCAGCGACCAGGGTTTCTACCTGGGTGAGCACGGCTGGTTTGACAAACGCTGGATCTTTGAAGAATCCCTTCGCACGCCTTTCATAGTCCGCTGGCCCGGCGTCGCCAAACCCGGCACAACCAATGGCGAAATCGTCTCCCTGCTGGACCTCGCACAGACCTTCCTGGACATCGGAGGCCTGCCTCAGCCTGATGACATGCAGGGGCGCTCCCTAGTCCCGCTTTTCAAAGGCGAAACTCCGGCCGACTGGCGCAAGTCCTTCTACTACCACTACTACGAGTTCCCCGTCCCGCACCGTGTAAGGCCTCATTATGGTGTCATCACGGACCGCTACAAGCTCGTCCATTATTACGCGCCTGATGTGGATGACTGGGAGCTTCTGGACCGCCAGAAAGACCCGAACGAAACCAAAAGCTTCTACAATGACCCTGCCTATGCAGACACCGTCAAAGAGCTGAAAGCAGAGCTGACCCGTCTTCAGACTGAGGTCAAAGAAACGGTCCCCCCGCCACGCGCCACCCACGGTCGCAAGCCCTTCGACAACGAGCCCCAGCTTCCTGAAGCGTCCAAAGGCCAGGGGAAGGGCAAAGGCAAAAAGAAGCAAGCCCAGTAATGTCCCGGAGCGCGGACGCTCCACATCCTACGGAGTGCGGGTGCCCCGCCCGCTCCAACGAAACAACCATCGCCGCGTCGCGGGACAGGCGAAAAACACTGAACACACGGAAAGCGTTCCACGTACCTGAACTGTGACTTCATCTCCTATCGCTACATTGCTTTCCGTGGTTCTTGTCTTCCTGGCCACGACCCTTGACGCTGCCTCCCCGTTCAAGCCTGCGGCTTGTGAAGGTGCTTATCCCAAGCATCTCCAAGGCATCTGCACCAATGGCAAGGATGCCATCTACTGGTCGTGGACGGACGCCATCGTCAAGACCGGCCTGGATGGCCGCATCCAGAAAAAAGTCCCCGCCCCCAGCCACCAGGGCGACCTTTGCTTCCACGACGGCAAAGTGTATGTCGCGGTCAATCTGGGCAAGTTTAACGAACCTGCCGGCAAGGCCGATTCATGGGTCTTTGTGTTCGATGGCGACACCCTCAAGGAGCTTTCCCGCCATGCCGTGCCGGAGCTCGTTCACGGGGCGGGTGGCATGGCCTGCAAAGACGGCCGTTTCCTCATCGTCGGGGGCCTGCCTCCGGAGACGGGAGAAAACTACCTCTATGAATACGACGGGCAGTTGAAGTTCATCCAGCGGCATGTCCTCGCCAGCGGCCACACGGACAAAGGCATCCAGACTGCCGAATACGCCGACGGCTTCTGGTGGTTCGGCTGTTACGGCAAGCCCGCCATCCTGCTGCGTGCGGATGACCAATTCCAGTTCACCGGCAGATGGAAATTCAATGCCTCCGTTGGCATCGTCCGCATCGCGCCCAACCAATTTTTAATCGCTGAAAACAAAGCCACCAAAGGAGTGGGAAATACCGCCCGGCTCCGCCTCGCCCGCCCTCATCCTGAAAAGGGCCTCATCCTTGATTCTGAACAACCATGAAATGCCTCCCTCTGCTCGCCTTTCTCGGCCTGGCCCTGACCGCCACGGCCTCCGCTGCTGACAAGCCTAACTTCATCTTCATCCTCTGCGATGACCTCGGTTATGGCGATGTGAAGTGCCTGAATCCTGAAGGCAAGATCCCCACGCCCAACATGGACCGCATCGCCAAGGAAGGCATCACCTTCACCGATGCGCACACCCCGTCCAGTGTCTGCACGCCCACCCGTTACGGCACCCTCACCGGCCGCTACAACTGGCGCAGCAAGCTGCAAAAGTCAGTGCTCGGCGGTCTCAGCCCGCACCTGATCGACACGGACCGCCTGACCGTCGCCTCCATGCTCAAGGCGCAGGGTTACCACACCGCCGCCATTGGCAAATGGCACCTCGGCATGGACTGGAAGGTCAAAGAAGGACAGACCGTCTCGGAGCTCAGCATCGAATCTGCCGACCAGGCCTGGAGCGTGGACTTCACCCAGCCAGCGAAGAACGGCCCCAATGCGGCCGGTTTTGACTACTACTTCGGCATCAGCGCCTCGCTGGACATGGTGCCCTATTGTTTCATTGAAAACACCCGCGTCACCGCCCAGCCCACCGAGGACCGCGCCCTGGAAATGGTGCAGGGTGAATCGGCCCGCTTCACCCGCAAAGGACCCGCCGCCCCAGGCTTCACCGGTTACGAAGTCCTTCCGGTTCTCGCTGAGAAAACCACCTCCTACATCGCCGAAAAAGCAGCCGATGCCAAAGCTGGTAAGCCCTTCTTCATCTACCTCCCCCTCGCCTCACCCCACACCCCCATCCTGCCCAATCCTGAATGGCAGGGCAAAAGCGGCCTCAACCAATACGGCGACTTTGTCATGGAAACTGACGACGCTGTCGGCCGCATCCTCAAGGCGCTGGATGACAATGGCCTGACCGAAAACACCATCGTCATCTTCACCAGCGACAACGGCTGCTCCCCCAGTGCCGACTATCCTGCCCTTCTCGCCAAAGGTCACAACCCAAGCGGCAAGCTGCGCGGCCACAAGGCCGACATCTACGACGGTGGCCATCGCGTGCCCTTCCTGGTCCGCTGGCCTGCCAAGATCAAACCCGGCCAAACCACCGCCCAGCTCACCTGCCTGACGGATTTCACGGCCACCGCTGCAGAGATTACTGGGGCCACTATCCCCGAGAATGCTGCCGAAGACAGCTTCAGCTTCCTGCCCACCCTGCTCGGCGAAACCGGCAAGCCAGCCCGCCCCAGCCTCGTCCATCACAGCATCCAGGGCATCTTCGCCATCCGCGAAGGCAAATGGAAGCTGGCCCTCTGCCCCGGCTCCGGCGGCTGGAGCGATCCCCGCCCCGGCACCGAGCCCAAAGACGCCCCTCCCGTCCAGCTCTTCGACATGGAAGCCGATCTGGGCGAGAAGAACAACCTCGCCACACAAAAACCGGAAATCGTCGCCAGCCTGACCAAGAAGCTCGAAACCCTCATCGCCAACGGCCGCAGCACCCCAGGTGCAAACCAGTCCAACGACGTCCCCGTCGAGATGTGGAAAAAGCCTGAGCCGCCGAAGAAGAAAAACACCAAGGCCAAGAAGGATAAAAAGTGACCTCATCAAGGAGCGGGACTTGCCAAGTCCCGGCTTCCATGACCGTGCAGTCGCGGAGCGTCCCGAAGTGCGGCGCAGAGAGGCAAGACGCAAGTCGCTTGACTCGGCAGCGCCGCATTCGTCGGAGCCCTGGAAGTATCAGTCATCACCGCCCGTGCCTGAGTGGCCCTGGCCGGGCGACCTTATAGTCACATTATTTGTTAGGCCATTGGCCACCTTCAAAGAAGAGCGGTGATGCGCTCTGCGCTTTCACCCGCACTCCGGGACGCTTCGCGACTCAAGCTGGCGTTTCGTCTTGTCGGCGTCACGTGATTCAGGCATGAAAAAGGGCACTCCCGATCCCACAAAACCACCCCAGAGAGATTTCGCAGTCGTGATCTCGAGCCTTCTTTACCAGGGCTTGGCCATGTGGCCACAGGCGCACCGCTGTCTGCACTTTTATGGCTGGGCTTGGCTGGCCAGGTTCTGATCGCACGATTCTTCTTTGAGACACCTCTCCATTATTGCATCCCCGTCTGGTTCGTTTTGGGAAGCCTCAGCGGCCTGAGTGCATGGTTCGTAGTGAGAAAGAACACCCACATCACGAAACGTCCAGTTCAGAGCATTGATAAAGATCTGCCCAAACGGACAGGTTGCTTCGGCAGTTCCCGTTTCGTCCCAAGCTCTTCCTATGAACCCGATCCCGCGCCGCACTTTTTTGCAAAGCTCACTGGCCGCTGTCACCACGGCGCTAGGCACCCAAACTGCGGCGACAGTTCAAGCGGCCCCTCTGCCAGCTTCCGCAGGCATTGCGCCGCCAGCCCCCGGTTCGCCCTTCATTGATGTCAACGTCACCCTCTCCCACTGGCCTTTTCGCCGCCTGGTGGGGGATGAAACGCCGGACATGATGGAACGTCTGCGGAAAAATGGTGTCACGCTGGCCTGGTGCGGCAGCTTTGACGGCATCCTGCACCGGGACATTGCCAGCGTGAACCGCCGCCTGGTGGAGGAATGCGCGCAGCATGGACCCGGCCTTCTGATGCCCGTCGGCAGCATCCATCCCCTGCTGCCAGACTGGCGGCATGACCTGGAGCAGTGTATGAGAACTCACGGAATGAAAGCCATCCGCCTGCATCCCAATTATCATGCTTATAAGCTGGATGACCCCGCTTTTCTGGAACTGCTGGAGGCTGCGACGAAGGAAGGTCTTTTTATCCAGATCGTCGCTCAGCTTGAGGATCAGCGTACGCAGCATTCCCTCATGCAAGCTGCCCCGGTGGACCTGAAGCCGCTTGCCGCCGCTTTGGACAAAATGCCGCAGGCGCGCATCATGGTCCTCAATGCCAGCCGGGTGATGTCCATGACCACCCTGCGTGGCCTGCCGGTGTGGATAGACATCGCCATGCTGGAGGGGGTGGGCGGCGTCGAAAACCTGCTCAAAGACTGGCCGGCGGATAAAATCGTCTTTGGCTCGCACGCGCCATTCTTCTACTGGGAATCGGCAAGGCTGAAGCTCCAGGAATCCGCCCTGTCCCCAGCCCAACTCGCCGCGATCACGCATGGCAACGCCCTATTGTAAGTCCCGCAGGCGGACATCATAAACGCCATCCTTCTTGCCTCTCCGCCGGGCCTTGCTACCAATGTGGCTGCATGACGCGCACCCGTTGGATCATCGCCAGCTCCTGGCTCCTGCTGCTCTGGCTCATCGCCTGCGCAGTCTGGGCTCCTGCGCTGCAACGGCGGCTGGATGAACAGGGGCGTGCATTGCTGACAGGCGTGGAAACAGGTTATCCCGCCGTCACCGTGAAGTTCAGCGGGCAGAAGGCTCATCTGACCGGCAAGGTACGCCACGAAGAAGAGCGCCAGGAAATGGAATCCCGCATCACCAGCCGTTTGCGCAGCCCTGGCATTTTTGGGACCGACCTGAATCCAGTCACAGCCGTGAGCAATGGCATTGAGGTCGTTCCATATCCCACCGGCTGGCTCATGATCGCCGCGCAAGGCCCTCTGGCCACGGTTTACGGTACCCTGGCCACGGAATATGAAGCCCGCGACCTGTCACTTCTCCTCCAGGATCAATGGGCGAAAAACGGCGGCCGCATCACCCGCGAGGTGAAGGAGGATCCCACCCGCTTCGATGAAGCCCCCGGCATCCAGCCCACGCTGGACCACCTGCCTGCGCCCCGCATGCAAGGCGGTGGCGATGCCGCCCAGGTGCATCTGGCCCGGCCTGGCAGCGGCTGGGAAAGGCTGACCCTGGATGCCGCAGACGACCTTTTGCGCCAGCAGTTCGCCACCTATCCCATCACCGATGAAGAATGGCAAAATATCGTGGTTCCCGCCCTGGCTCAGACACGCCGGTATCAGCAGGCTGAGCGCGCCCGCATCGCCGAAGAGGAACACCAGTCCAAACTGCCGCCGCCGCATGTCTTCTTGGCCGCACGCGACCAGCGCCTGCTTTTGCGCGGAGAAGTGGCCACACTCAAGCTCAAGCGCGAGCTTTTAAATGTCGTCATCGGCAGCTTCCCGGAGTGGCGGGTGCTGGATGACCTGCGGGTGAATGACCAGCGCCGCGCCGTGGCGGAATTTGGCCCCATCACCACCGCCCTGCTGCCGCTTGGAGAGGAATCTTCCGGCAAATCCATGGCCCTGGGCCTTTCTGGCAATGCCTGGCAGTTTGTAGACTGGCAGGTGGGTGACGATTCCCAGCCCTGGAAACCGCTGCTGCCGCCGGACCTCCCCCCTGCCCTGCTGCAGGAGGACAGCCGCATGGTCACCCAATGGCTGCAAGGAAATGCCCAGGGCATCCCCACGCTGCCCATCCCTGCGCAGCCCAGCTTTTTCACGCTCACTCTTTTGCCAGACAAGGTCATCCTGGCCGGCCAGTTGGCAGAGGAAGGCCTGCGCACCCGCTTGATTGAAGCCGCCCGCCGCGCCTACACTGGCCAGGCCGTACTGTTTTCAGATGCGCTCCTGGCCCGCGGCACCTGCGAGCCCACGGCCGATGTGGAGCAGACCGT carries:
- a CDS encoding amidohydrolase family protein, producing MNPIPRRTFLQSSLAAVTTALGTQTAATVQAAPLPASAGIAPPAPGSPFIDVNVTLSHWPFRRLVGDETPDMMERLRKNGVTLAWCGSFDGILHRDIASVNRRLVEECAQHGPGLLMPVGSIHPLLPDWRHDLEQCMRTHGMKAIRLHPNYHAYKLDDPAFLELLEAATKEGLFIQIVAQLEDQRTQHSLMQAAPVDLKPLAAALDKMPQARIMVLNASRVMSMTTLRGLPVWIDIAMLEGVGGVENLLKDWPADKIVFGSHAPFFYWESARLKLQESALSPAQLAAITHGNALL
- a CDS encoding DUF2442 domain-containing protein; amino-acid sequence: MSTIAPTPLSLEDCEVTSLRVTGPHRISLHFRDDYVAELDFADYGHGGGPLRRALSDPALFAEAYLAYGIVSWPNGYDIAPETLRRYAQQGFVG
- a CDS encoding sulfatase — encoded protein: MRRLLLTCAGLLATSLSAAPKGPPNIIFLFSDDLTTQSISAYGDERKLLDTPGMDRIAKEGIRFDRCLVTNSICGPMRAVIQTGKYSHLNGYHNNSNSRFDHSQQTFPKLMQKGGYTTAVIGKWHLGEEAAGFDYWHILPGQGIYYNPPMIDNGKKVTHKGYTTDIISDLTLEWLKNRDKTKPFMLMSQHKAPHREWAPALRHLGWDKDRVYPEPPTLFDTYEGRSKAISDHDMGLDRTFTERDAKLIPPAGIDDEQLAQWNAYYEPRNKKFLEAGLSDKELVKWRYQRYMHDYLGTVKAVDEAITKLLNYLDEEGLTENTVIICSSDQGFYLGEHGWFDKRWIFEESLRTPFIVRWPGVAKPGTTNGEIVSLLDLAQTFLDIGGLPQPDDMQGRSLVPLFKGETPADWRKSFYYHYYEFPVPHRVRPHYGVITDRYKLVHYYAPDVDDWELLDRQKDPNETKSFYNDPAYADTVKELKAELTRLQTEVKETVPPPRATHGRKPFDNEPQLPEASKGQGKGKGKKKQAQ
- a CDS encoding arylsulfatase, whose translation is MKCLPLLAFLGLALTATASAADKPNFIFILCDDLGYGDVKCLNPEGKIPTPNMDRIAKEGITFTDAHTPSSVCTPTRYGTLTGRYNWRSKLQKSVLGGLSPHLIDTDRLTVASMLKAQGYHTAAIGKWHLGMDWKVKEGQTVSELSIESADQAWSVDFTQPAKNGPNAAGFDYYFGISASLDMVPYCFIENTRVTAQPTEDRALEMVQGESARFTRKGPAAPGFTGYEVLPVLAEKTTSYIAEKAADAKAGKPFFIYLPLASPHTPILPNPEWQGKSGLNQYGDFVMETDDAVGRILKALDDNGLTENTIVIFTSDNGCSPSADYPALLAKGHNPSGKLRGHKADIYDGGHRVPFLVRWPAKIKPGQTTAQLTCLTDFTATAAEITGATIPENAAEDSFSFLPTLLGETGKPARPSLVHHSIQGIFAIREGKWKLALCPGSGGWSDPRPGTEPKDAPPVQLFDMEADLGEKNNLATQKPEIVASLTKKLETLIANGRSTPGANQSNDVPVEMWKKPEPPKKKNTKAKKDKK
- a CDS encoding DUF4160 domain-containing protein is translated as MPEISRFFGIRVEMFYDDHLPPHFHARYEGERAAFTLDGGLMEGSFSGQAHRLIREWADLHATELAENWDLAEKHLPLKRISPLT
- a CDS encoding glycoside hydrolase family 3 N-terminal domain-containing protein yields the protein MSLGQLLLTGVPGPELDSETAARFKKLQPGGFILFGRNIISPEQVRKLIDDLRDLSHIEPFITIDQEGGRVSRLRLIGEEPPNAQSLRDKGDVKLIKQHGKLTGQILRLFGFNLDLCPVLDISYDDTADNSLKGRCWGRDPQQVINNAGVFNRAMRAEGVLSCAKHFPGYGPAECDPHEFLPVIDKTHPQMLESELLPYTALLPEIDSVMTCHSNYTAYDPDRPRWPASLSHNVCTKLLRDQLGFEGLAMTDDLDMGAILNEVTFEQAIQEAVRAGNDLVMICHRLEMVELARQHLEGVEAPILHDTLVRIEKTKKRLVAPDPFSLDRFAKINRDIWDLRVATLGEELAKNKSIEDGKRSPVELY
- a CDS encoding Tm-1-like ATP-binding domain-containing protein; translated protein: MATIAVLGTLDTKGPEHAYVAELIRQRGHQTLLMDTGSGAAPTVDPDITREEIAAAAGIDLAGIQARQDRGEAVTAMAEASAKVLANFASTGLIQGVISLGGGGGTAISTRAMRALPIGFPKVMVSTLAAGNVAPYVGTKDIVMMPSIVDVSGLNRLSRTLLARAAGAICGMVEMEVPPATDKPLIAASMFGNTTECVNAAKAILEDAGYEVLVFAATGMGGRIMESLIESGLITGVLDITTTEWADELVGGVLNAGPHRLEAAGKTGTPAIVTPGCLDMVNFGEPASIPEKFKDRLFYQHNPQVTLMRTTPEECTELGRILAEKINAYTAPVTVLLPLRAISVISAPGKPFHDPAADTALFTALKTHLRADIPVQELDCEINAPGFAEACAKALLSQLSK